Within Flavobacteriales bacterium, the genomic segment TGCGAAAGCCTCATCTGTTGGTGCAAATAATGTAAATGGACCGCCAGTATCTAATGTTTCGTTTAGTCCTGCCGCATTAATTGCTGCTTCTAAAGTATTGTGAGCATCAGAGTTAGCTACGATATCCATAATAGAAGGTAATTCAACATTAATTTGCCCAACCATGCCTTGTGCAGCATGACCCGGAACAGAACAATCATAATTGTAAGTTCCATCAATACTAAAAACGTGCGTGTAGATAACATCACCCATTCCAGTAATAACACTTGATTGAAAGCTTTCAGGATTGTTGAAGCTTTCACCTGTTTGTGAATCAATATTTGCGTTAACATCATGCATACCTCCATCATTAATCCAAGTAACTGTATCGCCAATTTCAATGGTTAATTCAGCTGGGTTGTAGAAAAACATGCCTGCATAAACTGTATGAT encodes:
- a CDS encoding fasciclin domain-containing protein; this encodes MKKLLLTLTLIASFCMGAFSDNHTVYAGMFFYNPAELTIEIGDTVTWINDGGMHDVNANIDSQTGESFNNPESFQSSVITGMGDVIYTHVFSIDGTYNYDCSVPGHAAQGMVGQINVELPSIMDIVANSDAHNTLEAAINAAGLNETLDTGGPFTLFAPTDEAFA